The Porites lutea chromosome 4, jaPorLute2.1, whole genome shotgun sequence genome contains a region encoding:
- the LOC140933207 gene encoding uncharacterized protein, producing the protein MSSQRRFRIGQWLPPDRRIIDQWVAGVIKECQSGKYKEKLDMLMALHPPAHDEDKALAGLPLADTRAKYTDKDLCLHKPVDDLKNAILTDPEINMFFHQMFWQQYHLPGDTSEGTKIPSWQLMIIIIDYIMTIAPKFNKTGLVGFPINVILNWPMATTAGFAAFLNDKVNRLFKNILNYWADFLSSPDSCYVLSDDPRHGWFGEDAMEAMPNFVEEFKCDPDAPHYGYKSWDDFFTREFRPGIRPVECPDDDYIVANACESAPYQIATCVKKRDYFWIKRQLYSLDFMLNMNHLALQFHGGTVYQAFLSATSYHRWHSPVSGTIFKTELVDGSYYSQTYNIKDDPASPNMSQGYLAQVAARGIIYILADNPDIGLMCFVAIGMSEVSSNDITVKEGEKVKKGDQLGMFHFGGSTHCLIFRPEVKIEFDTRGQTPGLDTDNIPVRAKIATVHRQTEKSGESD; encoded by the coding sequence ATGAGCTCACAGAGACGTTTTCGTATTGGTCAATGGCTTCCTCCCGACAGGAGAATCATTGACCAATGGGTTGCAGGTGTCATCAAAGAGTGCCAAAGCGGTAAATACAAAGAAAAGTTAGACATGCTAATGGCTCTTCATCCACCAGCTCACGATGAAGACAAAGCCCTTGCTGGACTTCCACTTGCAGATACTAGAGCCAAATATACAGATAAAGATCTCTGTCTTCACAAACCAGTTGACGATTTGAAGAATGCCATTCTCACCGACCCCGAGATCAACATGTTTTTCCATCAGATGTTCTGGCAACAGTATCATCTCCCTGGTGATACGTCAGAAGGAACAAAAATTCCGTCCTGGCagttgatgataataataatcgaCTACATCATGACAATAGCTCCTAAGTTCAACAAGACTGGATTGGTTGGCTTCCCCATCAATGTCATCTTGAACTGGCCCATGGCTACCACCGCTGGATTTGCTGCCTTCCTGAACGACAAGGTCAACAGGTTGTTCAAGAATATTCTCAATTATTGGGCGGATTTTCTGTCCAGTCCAGATTCCTGCTATGTTTTGAGTGACGATCCTCGACATGGTTGGTTTGGTGAGGATGCAATGGAAGCAATGCCAAACTTTGTTGAGGAGTTTAAATGCGATCCAGATGCCCCTCATTATGGTTACAAGTCATGGGATGATTTTTTCACCAGAGAGTTTCGCCCTGGAATTCGCCCAGTAGAATGTCCTGACGATGATTACATTGTTGCCAACGCCTGTGAGTCGGCGCCTTACCAGATAGCTACATGCGTCAAAAAGAGGGACTACTTTTGGATTAAGAGGCAACTGTACTCCTTAGACTTCATGCTGAACATGAATCACCTGGCCTTGCAATTTCATGGCGGGACCGTCTACCAAGCGTTTCTCAGCGCCACCAGCTATCACCGATGGCACAGCCCAGTATCGGGTACCATCTTCAAGACAGAACTTGTTGATGGCTCTTACTACTCGCAGACCTATAACATTAAGGACGACCCCGCATCGCCCAACATGTCTCAAGGATACCTGGCCCAGGTAGCTGCTCGAGGGATAATCTACATTTTGGCTGATAATCCTGATATTGGATTGATGTGTTTCGTAGCAATCGGTATGTCAGAAGTGTCTTCCAACGATATCACTGTTAAAGAGggagaaaaagtcaagaaaggaGACCAGCTCGGTATGTTCCACTTTGGTGGTTCCACCCACTGCCTGATTTTCCGACCTGAAGTGAAAATTGAGTTTGATACTCGTGGTCAAACACCAGGTCTGGATACCGACAATATTCCAGTAAGGGCCAAAATTGCGACTGTTCATCGCCAAACTGAGAAGAGCGGTGAATCTGACTAA
- the LOC140933208 gene encoding uncharacterized protein gives MEGPTFEEFKDCAITLAGLVGLQLPCLVSRVSPKSPLAQLQYLGFPFNMSAVTLNKHFSFSPENLNQGRYHTVVTNLFHHADEQHLMSNLGVLLPDGYRIHRRFGRMHLLGVFLGGGVAGNLSQLCFYIFHQMRWDNFLPSPKSWGILGDYFGSKAETIQTIAMDKIYTSVYGNAPCIGASAAVCSIIAVETCASVVSLYDKYMELRRRRRMGRANQEWDTRVMQQVIYEVCHLGLVVGIVINDLLPLLASAESGKGIIDSLMAYQTHGIGHAAHLGGFVFGVVYYIVMLSGYRGLFFR, from the exons ATGGAAGGACCAACTTTTGAGGAATTTAAAGATTGTGCTATCACTTTAGCGGGTCTTGTGGGTTTACAGTTGCCATGCCTTGTTTCTCGAGTATCACCAAAGTCCCCTCTTGCTCAACTTCAGTATCTTGGTTTCCCCTTCAACATGTCTGcggtgaccttgaacaagcacTTTTCTTTCTCGCCCGAAAATCTCAATCAAGGACGTTATCACACGGTCGTCACTAATCTTTTTCATCATGCCG ATGAACAACATCTTATGAGCAACTTGGGGGTACTCTTACCAGATGGATATCGCATCCACAGGAGATTTGGTCGCATGCACTTGTTAGGTGTATTTCTTGGGGGAGGAGTGGCAGGAAATCTTTCTCaactttgtttttacatttttcatcaAATGAGATGGGACAATTTTCTACCATCTCCAAAGTCATGGGGAATTCTTGGAGATTATTTCGGAAGTAAAGCTGAAACCATTCAGACTATAGCAATGGATAAAATCTACACTTCAGTGTATGGGAATGCTCCGTGCATCGGTGCTAGTGCTGCAGTGTGCTCAATAATTGCTGTTGAAACTTGTGCCAGTGTTGTTTCATTATATGACAAGTACATGGAACTGAGGAGAAGACGAAGGATGGGAAGAGCCAATCAAGAGTGGGACACTCGTGTAATGCAGCAAGTAATATATGAAGTGTGCCATTTAGGACTGGTAGTTGGAATCGTAATCAATGATTTGTTGCCCTTACTTGCTAGTGCAGAGTCTGGCAAAGGAATTATTGATTCTCTTATGGCTTATCAGACACATGGAATTGGTCATGCTGCACACCTTGGTGGTTTCGTATTTGGTGTTGTTTATTATATAGTTATGTTGTCAGGCTACAGAGGGCTGTTTTTCAGGTGA